A single genomic interval of Hevea brasiliensis isolate MT/VB/25A 57/8 chromosome 4, ASM3005281v1, whole genome shotgun sequence harbors:
- the LOC110657354 gene encoding probable protein phosphatase 2C 59, with protein sequence MGYLNSVLSSSNQVHADDAPVSGGGLSQNGKFSYGYASSPGKRSSMEDFYETRIDGVNGEIVGLFGVFDGHGGARAAEYVKQNLFSNLISHPKFISDTRSAIADAYNHTDSEFLKSENNQNRDAGSTASTAILVGDRLLVANVGDSRAVICRGGNAIAVSRDHKPDQTDERQRIEDAGGFVMWAGTWRVGGVLAVSRAFGDRLLKQYVVADPEIQEEKIDSSLEFLILASDGLWDVVSNEEAVEMTKPIEDPEQAAKRLLQEAYQRGSADNITCVVVRFLVNQGATSHGTIGVTSV encoded by the exons ATGGGTTACCTCAATTCAGTCCTGTCATCTTCAAACCAGGTTCATGCTGATGATGCGCCAGTCAGCGGTGGTGGTCTCAG TCAGAACGGAAAATTCAGCTATGGATATGCAAGCTCTCCTGGGAAAAGATCTTCCATGGAAGATTTTTATGAGACAAGAATTGATGGTGTTAATGGAGAGATAGTTGGCCTGTTTGGAGTCTTTGATG GCCATGGAGGTGCACGTGCTGCTGAATATGTGAAACAAAACCTTTTCAGTAATCTGATCAGCCATCCAAAGTTCATCTCTGATACAAGATCAGCTATAG CTGATGCATACAATCACACAGACTCAGAATTTCtgaaatcagaaaataatcagaACAGAGATGCTGGATCAACTGCTTCCACAGCCATTCTTGTTGGTGATCGTTTACTTGTTGCTAATGTTGGAGATTCTAGAGCTGTCATATGCCGAGGTGGCAATG CTATTGCTGTTTCTCGAGATCACAAGCCAGACCAAACTGATGAGCGGCAACGAATTGAGGATGCTGGAGGGTTTGTGATGTGGGCAG GAACTTGGAGAGTTGGTGGAGTTCTTGCTGTCTCTCGTGCATTTGGTGATAGGCTCTTGAAGCAGTATGTTGTTGCTGATCCTGAAATTCAG GAGGAAAAGATTGACAGCTCGCTTGAGTTTCTTATCCTTGCAAGTGATGGATTATGGGATGTTGTCTCCAATGAG GAAGCTGTTGAAATGACCAAGCCAATTGAGGACCCAGAGCAGGCAGCAAAGAGGTTATTGCAGGAGGCATACCAGAGAGGCAGTGCAGACAATATTACCTGTGTTGTTGTCCGCTTCTTGGTCAATCAAGGTGCTACTTCTCATGGTACCATCGGTGTTACTTCTGTGTGA